One Calditrichia bacterium DNA window includes the following coding sequences:
- a CDS encoding bifunctional (p)ppGpp synthetase/guanosine-3',5'-bis(diphosphate) 3'-pyrophosphohydrolase translates to MGVLDTVDTQNALYQDLRKQFDPLYEQLIKIVREYNPQFNEEMLYKAYTFGLWAHREQKRQSGEPYYLHCMNVATILAEVMRMDSTTIAAGLLHDVAEDTTYTLDEIEEEFGPTIRLLVDGVTKITEMSGRKGLSRELRQAETFRKMLLSMAKDLRVILIKLADRLHNMKTLGAMPPEKRNRIAIETREVYAPLANRFGMQRVKSELEDLTFKYLDNAAFLDLKNRLNQKKEEREAYIRKIIKPIEAEIAAHNIQASVYGRPKHLYSIYKKIKVRNKPFEEIYDLLAIRIIVTKVEESYYVLGLVHNLYTPVYERFKDYIAMPKINGYQSLHTTVVDKQGHMVEIQIRTQEMHNIAEMGIAAHWRYKDGMPDRKKDEMDQQLNWVRQLLDQYKEKEMVDAQDFLESLKIDLYQDEVFVFTPRGDVMRLPLGSTPVDFAFQVHSNVGMHCIGAKVNGRIVPLKSTLNSGEMVEIITSSNQRPSQDWLTFVKTSKARHHVRRYLRDIQFEHSLKLGEEIIDKYFKRFKIKHQDDKLDEAAKKLGVEDVPSLKAAVGRGELTIEKIMASISEKPVEDLPKESLLQRILQKNRKHSAIRVQGMDNIMINLGRCCQPVPGDDILGYITRGKGVTIHRRNCPNMLNLVDRKDRTISVNWTVEVEEEFRVQLSLLGEDRKYLIRDITQALATNNINILNLDIRAKDKVALGKIILEVKNLPHLTRVINALNRVNGIISVERIEPASRKKDS, encoded by the coding sequence ATGGGCGTGCTCGATACGGTAGACACGCAAAATGCTTTGTATCAGGATTTGCGCAAGCAGTTCGATCCACTCTATGAGCAGCTGATCAAAATTGTTCGCGAATATAATCCGCAATTCAACGAAGAAATGTTATACAAAGCCTATACTTTTGGGCTTTGGGCGCACCGGGAACAGAAGCGCCAATCCGGTGAGCCATACTATTTGCATTGCATGAACGTGGCAACCATTTTGGCGGAAGTAATGCGGATGGACAGCACAACCATCGCCGCCGGTTTGCTGCACGATGTTGCGGAAGATACAACCTATACGCTTGATGAAATTGAAGAAGAATTTGGACCGACCATTCGTTTGCTGGTAGATGGTGTTACAAAAATTACCGAAATGAGCGGCAGAAAAGGGCTAAGCCGGGAGTTGCGGCAGGCAGAAACATTTCGCAAAATGTTGCTCTCAATGGCAAAAGACCTTCGGGTGATTTTGATAAAACTGGCAGACCGGTTGCACAATATGAAAACGCTCGGCGCCATGCCGCCGGAAAAACGCAATCGCATTGCCATCGAAACCCGGGAAGTATATGCGCCGTTAGCCAACCGGTTCGGGATGCAGCGCGTCAAAAGCGAACTGGAAGATTTAACATTCAAATATCTGGACAACGCCGCGTTTCTGGATCTCAAAAACCGGCTGAACCAGAAAAAAGAAGAACGCGAAGCGTATATCCGCAAAATCATTAAACCGATCGAAGCGGAAATTGCGGCACATAATATTCAGGCATCTGTATACGGGCGACCGAAACATCTGTATTCCATTTACAAAAAAATAAAGGTGCGCAATAAGCCGTTTGAAGAAATTTACGATCTGCTGGCGATTCGGATTATCGTTACAAAAGTGGAAGAATCTTATTACGTGCTGGGGTTGGTTCACAACCTCTATACACCTGTTTATGAACGATTTAAGGATTATATCGCGATGCCGAAAATAAACGGCTACCAATCATTGCACACAACGGTGGTGGATAAACAGGGGCACATGGTAGAGATTCAGATTCGCACGCAAGAGATGCACAACATCGCCGAAATGGGGATTGCCGCACACTGGCGATACAAAGACGGCATGCCCGATCGTAAAAAAGATGAGATGGATCAGCAGCTAAACTGGGTTCGCCAGTTGCTGGATCAGTATAAAGAAAAAGAAATGGTTGATGCACAGGATTTTCTGGAATCGCTGAAAATTGACCTGTATCAGGACGAAGTATTTGTATTTACGCCGCGCGGCGATGTGATGCGGTTGCCGCTCGGATCAACGCCGGTGGATTTTGCATTTCAAGTGCACTCGAATGTGGGAATGCACTGCATCGGCGCAAAGGTGAACGGCCGCATTGTGCCGTTGAAATCTACGTTGAACAGCGGTGAAATGGTTGAGATTATCACAAGTTCTAACCAGCGCCCCAGCCAGGATTGGCTCACGTTTGTAAAAACCAGCAAAGCGCGGCATCATGTGCGGCGCTATTTGCGGGATATCCAGTTTGAACACAGCCTGAAACTTGGCGAAGAGATCATTGACAAATATTTTAAGCGCTTCAAAATAAAACATCAGGATGATAAGCTGGATGAAGCGGCTAAAAAACTGGGTGTCGAAGATGTGCCCAGCCTGAAGGCGGCTGTCGGACGTGGTGAGCTAACTATCGAAAAAATAATGGCTTCCATCTCCGAAAAACCGGTGGAAGATCTGCCAAAAGAATCGCTGTTGCAGCGCATTCTGCAAAAGAATCGCAAACATTCTGCCATTCGCGTTCAGGGAATGGATAATATTATGATTAACCTCGGGCGTTGTTGCCAGCCGGTTCCCGGCGACGATATTTTGGGATACATTACCCGTGGTAAGGGTGTGACCATCCATCGCCGCAACTGCCCGAACATGCTCAATCTGGTTGACCGGAAGGATCGCACCATTTCGGTAAACTGGACGGTGGAAGTAGAGGAAGAATTTCGGGTGCAACTGTCGCTGTTGGGTGAGGATCGCAAATATTTAATTCGCGATATTACTCAGGCACTTGCAACAAATAACATCAATATATTAAATTTGGACATCCGGGCGAAAGACAAAGTTGCGCTCGGCAAAATTATTCTCGAAGTCAAAAATCTGCCGCATCTTACGCGAGTGATTAATGCGCTCAACCGGGTGAATGGTATAATCAGCGTTGAACGTATAGAGCCTGCATCACGTAAAAAAGATTCGTAA
- a CDS encoding aminopeptidase yields the protein MSALHEAALVAARDCLGVQKNESVLIVTDIKRRSIGMALFEVCQDIAKEVLLMEMTPRRVNGEEPPPAITEAMKAVDVSICPTSTSLTHTNARRTACAAGGRVGTMPGITEDILIRTMKADYKSVAKRTYKVAELLTNGKMAHVTTPAGTDIYLPIAGINGIPSTGMVLDSGKFGNLPSGEAYLMPRENEAEGVYVVDGSLAGIGMITGEPVRITIEKGMAVKIEGGEQAREFAKTVESVGPKARNLAELGVGTNDSAQINGTILEDEKVLGTVHLALGNNMSMGGTCDVGFHVDGILLNPTLTIDDVVILKDGKMVIDLDA from the coding sequence ATGAGCGCATTACACGAAGCCGCCCTGGTTGCCGCGCGCGATTGTTTGGGTGTTCAAAAAAACGAAAGCGTTTTGATCGTTACCGATATCAAACGACGCAGTATTGGAATGGCGCTGTTTGAGGTATGCCAGGACATTGCCAAAGAAGTGCTGCTGATGGAAATGACCCCGCGCCGGGTAAACGGCGAAGAACCGCCGCCGGCAATTACCGAGGCGATGAAGGCGGTAGATGTTTCCATTTGCCCGACCAGCACATCGCTGACGCACACCAACGCCCGGCGAACCGCCTGCGCTGCCGGCGGAAGGGTGGGCACAATGCCCGGCATTACCGAAGATATTTTGATCCGAACCATGAAAGCGGATTACAAATCTGTCGCGAAACGCACCTACAAAGTGGCTGAGCTGCTCACGAACGGCAAAATGGCTCATGTTACTACGCCCGCCGGCACGGATATTTATTTGCCGATCGCTGGGATTAACGGCATCCCATCTACCGGAATGGTGTTGGATAGCGGCAAATTTGGCAATTTGCCTTCCGGCGAAGCGTATCTGATGCCCCGCGAAAATGAAGCGGAAGGCGTTTATGTGGTCGATGGCTCATTGGCCGGCATCGGGATGATCACCGGCGAACCGGTGCGCATCACGATTGAAAAAGGGATGGCCGTAAAAATTGAGGGCGGCGAGCAAGCCCGCGAATTTGCCAAAACTGTCGAATCTGTCGGGCCGAAAGCCCGCAATTTGGCGGAGCTGGGCGTTGGCACTAACGATTCCGCACAGATAAACGGCACTATTCTGGAAGATGAAAAAGTACTCGGCACGGTTCATCTGGCATTGGGAAATAACATGTCGATGGGCGGCACCTGCGATGTCGGGTTTCATGTGGACGGCATTTTGCTCAACCCCACGCTCACCATCGACGATGTCGTGATTTTGAAAGATGGCAAAATGGTGATCGATCTGGATGCATAA